Proteins from a genomic interval of Lolium perenne isolate Kyuss_39 chromosome 1, Kyuss_2.0, whole genome shotgun sequence:
- the LOC139834061 gene encoding uncharacterized protein, with protein MGRLEDTGLVMVNELMTGNHEWNEPLIRELFFAPDADSIMSIPLRSSVGDDWLAWSKEKSGIYTVRSAYRALMEARQSEEARNDASVPSSSDNDVDVWKRLWKLPVVPKAESEDLMHALIECSHAKLFWEAAKELLLIKLPRLHPLTWAKDILCEKAFSQKERAIIISVMYSISSSRNNLTHGEAGYNPAKSIELVKETLQTLEFPKENPKPIRPVAKWQRPPDGFVKINSDGAFNTSDNLAATGVVAREGLLYRGAMGKTYRGISDPLIIETLALQDAVTYARDKGFSRLVFEVDSENLVHLWHNRATDRSMVKNVLDEISELSVFFTVFSLCHARREANQAAHSCAKFASIQDGLFSWDAEPPTFLVHSLQADCNGV; from the exons ATGGGCCGGTTGGAAGACACTGGTCTTGTCATGGTTAATGAGTTGATGACAGGAAACCATGAGTGGAATGAGCCACTAATTCGTGAGCTTTTCTTTGCTCCTGATGCTGATTCGATAATGAGTATTCCTCTAAGAAGTTCAGTGGGTGATGATTGGTTAGCGTGGTCGAAGGAGAAATCTGGGATATATACTGTGCGATCAGCGTATAGAGCCTTGATGGAGGCACGCCAGTCGGAGGAGGCCAGAAATGACGCTTCTGTGCCGTCTTCATCTGACAATGATGTTGATGTGTGGAAAAGGCTGTGGAAACTTCCAGTAGTACCAAAG GCTGAATCTGAAGATTTGATGCACGCACTGATTGAGTGTAGTCACGCAAAGTTATTCTGGGAGGCGGCTAAGGAACTTCTTTTGATTAAGCTTCCAAGGCTACACCCGTTAACTTGGGCGAAAGATATACTTTGTGAGAAAGCTTTCAGCCAAAAGGAGAGAGCTATTATAATTTCAGTGATGTACTCAATTTCGTCATCAAGGAATAATCTTACTCACGGTGAAGCTGGCTATAATCCAGCCAAGTCGATTGagttggtgaaggagaccttgcaGACTCTAGAGTTTCCAAAGGAGAATCCCAAGCCTATTAGGCCGGTTGCTAAGTGGCAGAGACCTCCAGATGgttttgtgaaaataaattcagaTGGGGCGTTCAATACCAGCGATAACTTGGCTGCAACTGGTGTAGTTGCTCGTGAGGGTTTGTTATATAGGGGTGCCATGGGTAAAACGTACCGTGGTATTTCTGATCCTCTGATCATTGAGACTCTTGCACTACAAGATGCTGTTACTTATGCAAGGGACAAAGGGTTTAGTAGACTTGTCTTTGAAGTGGACTCTGAAAATCTGGTTCATCTTTGGCACAATAGAGCGACTGATCGTTCTATGGTCAAGAATGTTTTAGATGAGATTAGTGAGCTGAGTGTGTTTTTCACAGTTTTTAGCTTATGTCATGCTCGTCGTGAGGCTAACCAGGCAGCTCATTCTTGTGCAAAATTTGCAAGTATCCAAGATGGGTTgttttcctgggatgctgaacCACCTACTTTCTTAGTTCACAGCCTACAGGCTGATTGTAATGGTGTGTGA